The genomic DNA CCAGGACCTCGCCGACGACGAACTCGTCCGGCTCGTCGACCGGTTCCTGATGTTCTACATCCGCACCGCCGACCGGCTGGAGCGCACCTCGGTCTGGCTGGAGCGGCTGGAGGGCGGCCTCGGCCACCTGCGCGACGTCGTCGTCGCCGACTCCCTCGGCATCGGCGCCGAACTGGAGGAGCAGATGGCCGCGCACGTCGCGCACTACCGCGACGAGTGGGCCGCCACCCTGGCCGACCCCGAACGGCTCGCGCGCTTCGTCTCGTTCGTCAACGCTCCCGGCGTGCCGGACCCCACCGTGCGGTTCGTCCCCGAGCGCGACCAGGTCAAGCCCGACCTCACCCTGTTGTCAGGCCCCGCCATCCCGGTGCGCGGGACGCTGGAAGGAGCATCCGCATGACCACGACGGCGTACGCGCCCGCGCGGACCGTCCTGCGCGTCGAGATCCGCACCGCGGGGCGCTGGCACCCGGTGTGCGATCTCGCCCTGCTCACCCGCGGCCGCGGCGTCGCGGCGCTGCTGCCGGACGGCACGCAGATCGCGCTCTTCCTCGGCCGCACCGGCGCCGCCTACGCGATCGGCAACCGCGACCCGTTCACCGGCGCGTACGTGCTGTCGCGGGGGCTGCTCGGGTCGGCACCCCCGGCCGAGGGGGGCCGGCCGTTCGTGGCGTCGCCGCTGCTGAAGCAGCGGTTCGACCTGGCGACGGGGCGGTGCCTGGACGACGAGGAGGTGGCGGTGCCGGCGTACGAGACGCGGATCGCGGAGGTGGCGGCGTAGCGGAAGGTACGCGACCGGGGCGCGGTTCCGGTGCGCACCGGGGGGGCAGGACCGGTGCGTACCGGAAACGCCATCCCGTACGAACCGGGCGTCCGGCCCGTACCGCCCGAACCCCCGCGCACTGCCCCGGCTACCGTTCCGTCCATGGGGTACACCGACGCCGACCTCGAACGCTGGGCCCCCGAGCCCGACAAGCGCCCGGGACGCACCGCCTTCCAGCGCGACCGCGCCCGCGTGCTGCACTCCGCCGCGCTGCGCCGGCTCGCGGGCAAGACCCAGGTCGTCACGCCGGGCGTGAGCGACGACCAGGCCGTGACCTTCGCCGACGCCACGCCCCGCACCCGGCTCACGCACTCGCTGGAGTGCGCCCAGGTCGGCCGCGAGCTGGGCGCCGCGCTCGGCTGCGACCCCGACCTCGTCGAGACCGCGTGCCTGGCGCACGACCTCGGGCACCCGCCGTTCGGCCACAACGGCGAGCAGGTGCTCGACGAGCTGGCCGCGCCCTGCGGCGGCTTCGAGGGCAACGCGCAGTCGCTGCGGCTGCTCACCCGGCTGGAGCCCAAGCGGTTCACCGACGACGGCAGGCCCGTCGGGCTGAACCTCACCCGGGCGGCCCTGGACGCCGCCACCAAATACCCCTGGCAGCGCGGCGGCCACCCGGCGGGCCCGGACGCGGTGAAGTTCGGCGTGTACCCCGACGACGTGCCGGTCTTCGACTGGCTGCGCGCGGGCGCGCCCGGCGGGCCCGCGGGCCGCACCTGCTTCGAGGCGCAGGTCATGGACTGGTCGGACGACGTGGCGTACTCCGTGCACGACGTCGAGGACGGCCTGCACGCCGGCCACTTCGACCCCGCGGTGCTGCTCGCCGGGCCGGAGCGGGCCGAGGTCTTCGCCGTCGCCGCCGGGCGGTACGCCCCGGGGACGGACGCCGCGGAACTGGCCGAGGCGCTCGACCGGCTGCTGGCCCAGGAGTGGTGGCCGCACGGCTACGACGGCACCGCCGCCGCGCAGGCCCGCCTCAAGGACGCCACCAGCCAGCTCATCGGCCGCTTCTGTCTCGCCGCCGAGGGTGCCACGCGCGCCGCGTACGGCTCGGGGCCGCTGTCGCGCTACGCCGCCGAGCTGATCGTGCCGCGGGCGGAGCGGCTGGAGTGCGCGGTGCTCAAGGCGGTCGCGGACCGGTTCGTGATGCAGCGCCCCGACCAGGCGCGGCTGCGGGCGGACCAGCGGGTGGTGCTGGGGGAACTGGCCGGGGCGCTGACGGCGGGGGCGCCGGCGGGGCTCGACCCGCAGTTCCGGGCGCTGTACGAGGAGGCGGCGGACGACGCGGGGCGGCTGCGGGCGGTGGTGGACCAGATCGCGGCGCTGACGGACGCGGCGGCACGGCGGCTGCACGCCCGGCTGACGGGGTAAGGCGGGGGAGGCGTCCGGAGGGGGTGGCGCAGGCCGTACGGGAACGGCGGCGCACGCCGTACGGACCGGCGGCGGGCACCGAGGCACCCCGTACGCAACGGCAGCGCGCCCCCCGCGCCACGACCGCCGCCGGGGTGAACGGCGAGATCCGGCCACCGGCGCGTCGTCGGGCACGGGGGCGGGCGGAGGGCCCGGAGCGCCCCCGGTCGCGTACCCGGGTCCCGAACCGCCCCCGTACCCGCCCATCACCGCCCCCACCAGCCCGTTCTCCCACCACCCGCCCCTGCACCGCCGCCGCTCGCGGGCCGTCGCGCGTCCCGCCCGGCCCGTCCGCCACCCCGCCCGTCCGCCCAGCCCTGGCGCGCCTCCCCCTTCCGCCGTCACGCCTCGGTGCGGGAGGCTCGCGGTGTCGGCAACGCAGCCGAGGACACGGCAAAATGGATGGTCGGGGCCAGGGAGCTAGGAGGCGTGAAGTGGTCGACGCACATCAGACGTTCGTCATCGTCGGTGGAGGACTGGCCGGTGCGAAAGCAGCAGAGACGCTGCGATCGGAAGGGTTCACCGGCCGGGTCATCCTCATCGGCGACGAGCGCGACCACCCGTACGAGCGACCGCCGCTGTCCAAGGGCTACCTCCTCGGCAAGGAAGAGCGCGACAGCGTCTTCGCCCAGCCGTCCGGCTGGTACGCGGAGGCGGAGGTCGAGCTGCACCTCGGGCAGACCGTCACCGCGCTCGACCGCGCCGCGAAGACCGTGACCCTCGGCGACGGCACCCGGGTGCACTACGACAAGCTCCTCCTGGCCACCGGCGCCGAGCCGCGCCGCCTCGACATCCCCGGCACCGACCTCGCCGGCGTCCACCACCTGCGCCGCCTCGCCCACGCCGAGCTGCTGCGCGGCGTCCTCGCCGCCCTCGGCCGGGACAACGGCCAGCTCGTCATCGCGGGCGCCGGCTGGATCGGCATGGAGGTCGCCGCGGCGGCGCGCACCTACGGGGCGGAGGTCACGGTCGTCGAGCCGGCGCCCACGCCGCTGCACGGGGTGCTCGGTCCGGAGATCGGCCAGGTCTTCGCCGACCTGCACGGCGAGCACGGCGTGAAGTTCCACTTCGGCGCCCGGCTCACCGCGATCACGGGCAAGGACGGCATGGTGCTGGCCGCGCTCACCGACGACGGCGAGGAGCACCCGGCGCACGACGTGCTGGCCGCCATCGGCGCCGCCCCGCGCACCGCGCTCGCCGAGGCCGCCGGGCTCGACGTGGTGCCGCCCGCGGAGGGCGGCGGCATCGCCACCGACGCCTCGCTGCGCACCTCCGACCCGGACGTCTACGCCACCGGCGACGTCGCCGCGTTCCTGCACCCCGCCGCAGGCGGCGGCCGGCTGCGGGTGGAGCACTGGGCGAACGCGCTCAACGGCGGCCCGGCCGCGGCCCGCGCCATGCTCGGGCAGGACGTGACGTACGACCGGGTGCCCTACTTCTTCTCCGACCAGTACGACATGGGCCTGGAGTACTCGGGGCACGCGCCGCCCGGCTCCTACGACCAGGTGGTGTGCCGCGGGGACATGGGGCGGCGGGAGTTCGTGGCCTTCTGGCTCAAGGAGGGCCGGGTGCTCGCGGGCATGAACATGAACGTGTGGGACGTCACCGAGGGCATCCAGAACCTGATCCGCTCCGGCGCGAAGGTCGACGCGGAGCGCCTGGGCGACCCCGCGGTGCCGCTGGCGGACCTGATCGCGTAGCGGGCAGGACCGAGCCGCCGCGGGCCCGCGGGCCGTCCACGTGACGGTCGCGGGCCCGCGACGCGGGAGGGTCCCGCCGTACGGGCAGCGCCCCCCGCCCGGCGGGAGTCCCGCGGGCCCGGCCTATCCTCGGCGCATGGCCATCCGCACCGCCCGGGTCGACGTCGCCGAGATCTTCGCACTGCGCCACTCCGTGCTGCTGCCCGGACGCCCGCCCGCCGAGGCGGAGTTCGCGGAGGACACCGCGCCGGGCGCCTTCCACCTCGCCGCGTACGACGAGCAGGGCGCGCTCGCGGCCTGCGTCTCCTTCTGCCCCGAACTCCTCCCCGGCGACGGCACCCCCGCCTACCGCTTCCGCGGCATGGCCAGCGCGCCCGAAGCCCGCGGGCGGGGCTACGGCGTCGCGGTCCTCGCCGCGGGCCTCACCGAGTCGGCGGCCCGCGACGCGCACCTGGTCTGGTGCAACGCCCGTACCTCGGCGGCCGGTTTCTACCTCAAGCACGGCTTCGAGGTGCGCGGCGCCGAGTTCGGCATCGCGGGCGTGGGCCCGCACGTCGTGATGACCAGGAAGCTCACCTCCGGCGGCTGACCGGACGGGGCGCACTACTACCGGCGGGTACTCCCGCGGGAGTAGCGGCCTGCCCGGGTCGCCCGGGGCAGTAGCGCCGGTCTCGGTCGCGGGAGCGAGGACACCCGCCCGGGCTGCCGGGACGCTGGATACGTACAGCATGGGAACAGCAGTCGTCCCGAACGGGTGGGGGAGGTGTCCGGGCAGCGGCGGCTTGTCCGCCTCCCGTGCGGGCCCGCTCCCCCCGGCCGGGTCCGCGCCGGGCGGCGTCCGGCGGCCGGCGCGGTGCTCAACCCACCAGCCTGCGGGCTCCGGTCCCCCCGGCCGGAACCCGCGGTCCCCGCCCCGCCGGGCGGCACCCCCCAGGGGCTGCCCGGCGGGGCTTCCACCGTCGCCCGGGCCCTCCCCGCGACGACACGACCGGGCCGTCCGGGTGAGGAAGAACCGCATGCCGT from Streptomyces sp. CMB-StM0423 includes the following:
- the nirD gene encoding nitrite reductase small subunit NirD → MTTTAYAPARTVLRVEIRTAGRWHPVCDLALLTRGRGVAALLPDGTQIALFLGRTGAAYAIGNRDPFTGAYVLSRGLLGSAPPAEGGRPFVASPLLKQRFDLATGRCLDDEEVAVPAYETRIAEVAA
- a CDS encoding deoxyguanosinetriphosphate triphosphohydrolase — encoded protein: MGYTDADLERWAPEPDKRPGRTAFQRDRARVLHSAALRRLAGKTQVVTPGVSDDQAVTFADATPRTRLTHSLECAQVGRELGAALGCDPDLVETACLAHDLGHPPFGHNGEQVLDELAAPCGGFEGNAQSLRLLTRLEPKRFTDDGRPVGLNLTRAALDAATKYPWQRGGHPAGPDAVKFGVYPDDVPVFDWLRAGAPGGPAGRTCFEAQVMDWSDDVAYSVHDVEDGLHAGHFDPAVLLAGPERAEVFAVAAGRYAPGTDAAELAEALDRLLAQEWWPHGYDGTAAAQARLKDATSQLIGRFCLAAEGATRAAYGSGPLSRYAAELIVPRAERLECAVLKAVADRFVMQRPDQARLRADQRVVLGELAGALTAGAPAGLDPQFRALYEEAADDAGRLRAVVDQIAALTDAAARRLHARLTG
- a CDS encoding NAD(P)/FAD-dependent oxidoreductase; this encodes MVDAHQTFVIVGGGLAGAKAAETLRSEGFTGRVILIGDERDHPYERPPLSKGYLLGKEERDSVFAQPSGWYAEAEVELHLGQTVTALDRAAKTVTLGDGTRVHYDKLLLATGAEPRRLDIPGTDLAGVHHLRRLAHAELLRGVLAALGRDNGQLVIAGAGWIGMEVAAAARTYGAEVTVVEPAPTPLHGVLGPEIGQVFADLHGEHGVKFHFGARLTAITGKDGMVLAALTDDGEEHPAHDVLAAIGAAPRTALAEAAGLDVVPPAEGGGIATDASLRTSDPDVYATGDVAAFLHPAAGGGRLRVEHWANALNGGPAAARAMLGQDVTYDRVPYFFSDQYDMGLEYSGHAPPGSYDQVVCRGDMGRREFVAFWLKEGRVLAGMNMNVWDVTEGIQNLIRSGAKVDAERLGDPAVPLADLIA
- a CDS encoding GNAT family N-acetyltransferase yields the protein MAIRTARVDVAEIFALRHSVLLPGRPPAEAEFAEDTAPGAFHLAAYDEQGALAACVSFCPELLPGDGTPAYRFRGMASAPEARGRGYGVAVLAAGLTESAARDAHLVWCNARTSAAGFYLKHGFEVRGAEFGIAGVGPHVVMTRKLTSGG